Part of the Salvelinus namaycush isolate Seneca unplaced genomic scaffold, SaNama_1.0 Scaffold513, whole genome shotgun sequence genome is shown below.
gaaataacacatatggaatcacatagtaaccaaaaaagtgttaaacaaataaaaatatatttgagatttgacattattttaagtaaacaccctttgccttgatgacagcttcgcacactcttggcactctcttcgcacactcttgacagcttcataaggtagtcacctggaatgcatttcaattaacaggtgtgccttgttaaaagtacatttgtggaatttctttctttcttaatgcgtttgagccaatcagttgtgttgtgacaaggtaggggtggtatacagaagatagctctatttggtaaaataccaagtccctattatggcaagaacagcgcaAGTAAGGAAACagagacaacagtccatcattactttaaggcatgaaggtcagtcaatgaggaaaatgtcaataactttttaaaagtttcttcaagtgcagtcacaaaaaccatcaagcgctataattaaactggctctcatgaggaccgccacaggaaaggaagaaccagagttacctctgctgcagaggatgagttcattagagttaccagcctcagattgcagcccaaataaatgcttcccagagttcaagtaacatcaactgttcagaggagaatgcgtgaatcaggccttcatggccgaattgctgcaaagaaaccactactaaaggacaccaaaaataagaagagacttgtttggcccAAGAAActctagcaatggacattagaccggtggaaatctgtcctttggtctgatgagtccaaatttgaaatgtttgggtccaactgtgtctttgtgagacgcagagcaggtgaacggattatctatgcatgtgtggttcccaccgtgaagcatggagaaggaggtgtggtggtgctttgctggtgacactgtcagagatttatttagaatttaaggcacacttaaccagcatggctaccacagcattctgcagcgatacaccatcccatcttgtCTGCGCTTAGTGgggatatcatttatttttcaaaaggacaatgacccaaaactcacctccaggctgtgtaagggctatttgaccaaggagagtgatggagtgctgcatcagatgacctggcctacacaatcagccgacctcaacccaattgagatggtttgggatgagttggaccgtagagtgaaggaaaagcaaccaacaagtactcagcatatgtgagaactccttcaagactgctggaaaagcattccaggtgaagctgggtgagagaatgccaagagtgtgcaaagctgtcatcaaggcaaagggtttgaagaatctcaaatataaaatatattttgagttgtttaacacttttttggttacaacatgattccatatgtattattctcagttttgatgttttcactattattctacaatgtagaaaatagtaaaaataaagaaaaacccttaaatgagtttgtgtgtccaaacttttgactggtactgtatattagagTTGGCTTTAGGCACTTAAagtcacagatctaggatcagttgacCTCCACATAATGTTAACATGAGCCACTAATATCTTACTTCAGTATTGTCTATAGCAGTTTCTTCATTAAGACTTATATTTGgccttaatatacactgctcaaaaaaataaagggaacacttaaacaacacaatgtaactccaagtcaatcacacttctgtgaaatcaaactgtccacttaggaagcaacactgattgacaataaatttcacatgctgttgtgcaaatggaatagacaacaggtggaaattataggcaattagcaagacacccccaataaaggagtggttctgctggtggtgaccacagaccacttctcagttcctatgcttcctgggtgatgttttgttcacttttgaatgctggcggtgctttcactctagtggtagcatgagacggagtctacaacccacacaagtggctcaggtagtgcagctcatccaggatggcacatcaatgcgagctgtggcaaggaggtttgctgtgtctgtcagcgtagtgtccagagcatggaggcgctaccaggagacaggccagtacatcaggagacgtggaggaggccgtaggagggcaacaacccagcagcaggaccgctacctccgcctttgtgcaaggaggagtaggaggagcactgccagagccctgcaaaatgacctccagcaggccacaaatgtgcatgtgtctgctcaaacggtcagaaacagactccatgagggtggtatgagggcccgacgtccacaggtgggggttgtgcttacagcccaacaccgtgcaggacgtttggcatttgccagagaacaccaagattggcaaatttgccactggcgcccagtgctcttcacagatgaaagcaggttcacactgagcacatgtgacagacgtgacagagtctggagacgccgtggagaacgttctgctgcctgcaacatcctccagcatgaccggtttggcggtgggtcagtcatggtgtggggtggcatttctttggggggctgcacagccctccatgtgctcgccagaggtagcctgactgccattaggtaccgagatgagatcctcagaccccttgtgagaccatatgctggtgcggttggccctgggttcctcctaatgcaagacaatgctagacctcatgtggctggagtgtgtcagcagttcctgcaagaggaaggcattgatgctatggactggcccacccgttccccagacctgaatccaattgagcacatctgggacatcatgtctcgctccatctaccaacaccacgttgcaccacagactgtccaggagttggcggatgctttagtccaggtctgggaggagatccctcaggagaccatccgccacctcatcaggagcatgcccaggcgttgtaggaaggtcatacaggcacgtggaggccacacacactgctgagcctcattttgacttgttttaaggacattacatcaaagttggatcagcctgtagtgtggttttccactttaattttgagtgtgactccaaatccagacctccatgggttgataaatttgatttccattgaccatttttgtgtgattttgttgtcagcacatttaactatgtaaagaaaacagtatttaataagaatatttaattcattcagatctaggatgtgttattttagtgttccctttatttttttgagcagtgtatatgactttgtggttgtgggtggatttcaactgctggctggaattctcactcaactgtaccactaatatgaacctgttctacagactcttgtagactactatgcactgaaaaacagttaatatgttacaaatcaaagcttaacattgaaatttgtgatttcaaatgattaagttaaattcagataggcatgttatgtgctctctaacacaaacataaaatgtgttGTTATTGCTGTAGACCTTTTAACAGATCTAGGAGCAGTTGACCTCCACAGAATGTTAACATTAGCCACTAATATCTGACTTCAGTACAGTCTATAGCTGTTTGTTCATTAATACTTATATGTGGCCTTAATATACAGCATATGACCTGgtaaaggagagggggatgggaggcTGCTCAATGATTGGCTGTAGTGTAGGGTGTGTCATACAATGTATCAAAATTTCAACTGCTGGCTGGAATTTTCACTCAACTGTACCACTAATATGAACCTGTTCTACAGACTCTTGTAGACTACTATGCACTGAAAAACAGTTAATGTTACAAATCAAAGCTTAACATTGAAATATGTGATTTCAAATGATTAAGTTAAATTCAGATAGGCATGTTATGTGCTCTCtaacacaaacataaaatgtgttgttgttgctgtagaccttttaacagatctagttgacctccacagaATGTGCACATTAGCCACTAATATCTGACATCAGTATAGTTTATAgaggtgtatctgtctgtctgtgtctttcagTTTCTATTTAGACTACATCAAATATGAAGAAGCTGTGCAGCCACACCATGTTCAACATGTtacctaattagctagctagctgacaatctGGTTGACCTGTAGCATATAAACATTTGttggcacagaaagaaaggggATATGAAAAATGATTGATCAAATTCCTCCTGCCACTATCTGACTGGGTTAATAACTTAATATTAAGTTAATATGGACCCATTGTCTTAGACTTGAACTCTTGGACCAAACAGTGGGACTCTGATTTCAGCCATAGGGACTTGTGACTCGACTCCTGACTCCAACATTGGTGACTTTGACTCAACTCAGAGTAGCCATAGGGTCTTGTGAATTGACTCTGACTTTTGTGACTCAACTACAACACTACTGCCATTGCatggctactactactgcttcaacTACCAATTCTAGCAAGTTGTACCCCAGGTTGGGTACACTTTTCTGCTGCTCCCTCAAAAGCATTAAGCAGACATTTTGATTATACCTCCCTCCCCATAACTCTCTGTTGTTAATATCAGTAGGCTGTTTGAGTGGTCTGTGGGCAGGTAATTCATCTGATTGCTGATGGgttaggttgctagatcgaatattAACCTGCCATAAGCTACTTTTGTGTCAGCAAGTCTCCCCAGTGAAAAATGTACATATCCACCACTCCATCTCTCATGTACAGACCATTCAAGTAGCTGCACTTAACACCTCACTGATACTGATTGTGTAAGCTACAAACCCAAATTGTCTAAGGAAATGTGGCTAACAGTAATAACATTGCAGACATATTCAGAAATCTGGGCTGATGGAATCATTGTTATGCATATCTACTGGCCATAATTTCCGCTTGAGGTCCTGCCCCTCCCCCACTGCAAAGTGCACAAAAGTACCAAACTATCAAAGGTTTTATAGGTCAACACAGTCCCCCCCCTCCCCTGtcctttgtatattatttatatatacttgtgttcccatatgtacttcctgtattgatttgttgttaataaaaatataataataataaaagataCACAGTTCCCCCTCCCCCATGTTGCAGCATAAATCTCTGCCCAAGGTTGCCATGTACACTATTTTGTGGTTTATTGATGTACTTTTAAAACTTTGCGGCAGGTGAAAGGTTTTGGTCGCTAGGTGGAAGTTGTTATACTACTTCTATATTGCAACGTTACCAACAtggcatttttaaaaaatcattaaTTTCCCTGTATTCTGCTAAAATTGTGCTAGTGAAGGTGGGTTTTGAAGTCTGGTTTTGAGCAGACTCCTAGAAATTTGAAATTGACCTGGCAAGCCTGTCCCTGCCTGAGCGTGATCACCACTGAAGTAGCTGTGCAGCACGTGTtttaaggaagaggaggatggttgCAGATGTTTGCATTCATGCAAGAAGGTAAGCTATTAACTAAACTGTTAACCAATATTTTAGCTAAAATTGTATTTGGTGTATTGACAAGCAATGCATGTTCTCGTTGTCtttatttttaatgaattaaTGTCAGTCATGTATGTCTTTCGGTGGAATCCAACATGCATTGACATGTCTGAAAGCCGCATTGTGTCAGATATACTGCGTCATGACAGATTGAAATTGGCAGGTTTATCCAAACAATTCATTAATGCGCAATTGTTACTTTGCATGTTTCTACCTTATAGTTATTTGTGGCTTGCTAACGGTTAGTGTGCTAGCTAACTGTTAGCGTGCTAGCTAACGGTTAGCGTGCTAGCTAACGGTTAGCATGCTACCCATgctagttaaaaaataataatatgctaGCTATGGTTGCAAGCTAGCTAATAAGTTTAGCATAATTGGTAAACGTGTCTTTGATTCAGAATACATGATTGTGGTTAACAATGTTACATGCATTGGAAAATAATATTGCTATAgtgtaacaagctagcaagaaaaGCCAGTTCCTTTTCATCTATTTTGTCAAGTTATAAGCCTGTATGTGTGTTAAAATATTTAAACCCCCTCATTAAATTCATGTATTGAAGTTGCGCCCGTTTTTTATAGCCCTTTCTTACCCAAATACCGTTTTTTACATTGAAATAATTCAGATGAAAATAAGAAATATGTTAAACTAATTAAGAAATAAGTgaccagattttttttattgaaaaccaTGGACATTAGTTTGGGTGGGGGGAGGGGCGTGGTGCGGTTCctagttctttttttttttgcacataaaAGAGTGAAACACCACAACAAGAATAAGGGTTGTGGAAAGTGTCAATTTTGGTAGGACTGTGACAATTCACTGTCTTGaaaaatacatacatacaatacatacataTATTGGCAGATTCTTTAACCAAATCCCTATTTCTTACACAGATTTTTTAAGATCTAAAACATAATGGAAGATAAGAGTCCAGGAACCTACAAAGTAACCAATGCGGTATGTTTTCTGATTTGCCTAGTATTTAGAGTACGCTTGCCTTGCTTTAGCCAAACCACTCATACTGATTCTCTTTTAGTCCATCCATAAAAACAGATTCAGCTTTAGTTGCATGCAGGAACTTGCATAATGTGCTTATGTTATGCTTATACTTGCTTTTTTACCTTGAAAGtagtttaaaaaaacagaaattgtaatagatgttTGTTggacctctattagtcaatgataacagtcattggtgtcccccaGCCCATCCCCTGTTGTGTGCCGAGCAATCTTGTCATTCTATTAAGTCTCAACTATTCTTTTTGTCTTCCTTTACAAAGGCACTGCAGAGGCTAAGAAGGCGCATGtaaaatctaaagaagcatagttCAACTTGTGAGGCCAGATTTGAAAAGGAAAAGATAAATCCCGAAGCGCAGGTTTGTCAGTTGTTTAGAATGAGGATACTGGGGATGGTTGAATCGTTATCATATCCTATTGCCTAATTTGCACATGACTAATATCATTTTATTGTATCCTTAGATGTCAGACaccgaggctgccagtacctctgaggctgccagtacctctgaggctgccagtacctctgaggctgccagtacttcTGGGTCGATAGTCAATGTGTTGGATGATGCACCACCGTTGATCAGAACAGACAGTATATACGTAAGTTAAAGTGTCATTCAACACCAGCACATACTGTAAGTTCTTGTGAATCAGCTTTGTAAATCAAAGATGGGCAAGTGTGCACTTTCATCCCATATTCATAGTATTATAACATAAACAAGTAGAGGAGCACAGTCGTAACTAATCAAAATGTgccggtgtccaaatactttgtcATCTGTCTAGTTAtccaatataatttttttcttcaATACAGTTGACCAAAGCTATGCTTGGATACAAGACTGATGACTCAATAACCAGCATTGGCAACAGTGTAGATGGTTATGTCCCAGGATCATCAGAGGAAGGCAATTTTTATGAAGAAAATCTGACAGGTATGTCTATACTTTACATACACATGGAcctattcttaattacaatgtccTGTTTGAAAATTACATGTTTTCcactgatgttttccaggagAGATGTCAGTGATTCGGGCCAAaaagccaatgaccaagggaaagctggggcAAAAGAGAGACTCACACGGTAAGCATGTTTCCTGCTGCCTTCAGTCAGTgtaagtctgatggccttgagatagaagctgtttttcagtcccagctttgatgcacctgtactgacctcgccttctggatgatagtggggtgaacaggcagtggctcgggtggttgttgtccttgatggtctttttggcctttctgtgacatcgggtggtgtagttgtccatgagggcaggtagtttgcccccggtgatgcgttgtgcagacctcactaccctctggagagccttacggttgtgggcggagcagttgccgtaccaggcggtgatacagcccgacaggatgctctcgattgtgcatctgtaaaagtttgtgagtgtttttggtgacaagccaaatttcttcagcctcctgaggttgttttgttgatgttgagtgtgaggttattttcctgacaccacactccgagggccctcacctcctccctgtaggccgtctcatcgttgttggtaatcaagcctaccactgtagtgtcgtctgcaaacttgatgattgagttggaggagtgcatggccacgcagtcatgggtgaacagggagtacaggagagagctgagaacgcacccttgtggggacccagtgttgaggatcagcggggtggagatgtttcctaccctcaccgcctgggggtggcccgtcaggaagtcgaggtcccagttgcacagggcggtgggtctcgagcttaatgacgagtttggagggtactatggtgttaaatgctgagctgtaatcgatgaacaacattcttacataggtattcctcttgtccagatgggttagggcagtgtgattgcgattgcgttgtctgtggacctattggtgcGGTAAGCAAATTCGAGTGGGTctaggtgtcaggtagggtggaggtgatatggtccttgactagtctctcaaagcacttcatgatgacggaggtgagtgctacggggtgctagtcatttagctcagttaccttagctttcttgggaacatgaacaatggtggccttcttgaagcatgtgggcacagcaggctgggataaggattgattgaatatgtctgtaaacacaccagccagctggtctgcgcatgctctgaggacgcggctaggaatgccgtctgggccagcagccttgtgagggttaacacgtttaaatgttttactcacgttggctgcagtgaaggagagcccgcaggttttggtagcgggccgtgtcagtggcactgtattgtcctcaaagcaagcaaagaagttgtttagtttgtctgggagcaagacatcggtgtccgcaacggggctggttttctttttgtaatccgtgattgactgtagaccctgccacatacgtcttgtgtctgagccgttgaattgcgactctactctgtctctatactgacgcttagcttgtttgattgccttgcctagggaatagctacactgtttgtgttcggtcatgtttccggtcgccttgccatgattaaaagcagtggttcgcgctttcaagttttgcgcgaatgctgccatcaatccacggtttctggttggggaaggttttaatagtcaccgtgggtacaacatcactgatgcacttTCAAATAAACTcgatcccagtccacgtgaccgaagcaatcttgaaacgtggaatcagattggtcggaccagcgttgaacagacctgagcacaggcgtttcctgttttagtttctgtctataggctgggagcaacaaaatggagtcgtggtcagatttgcgaaaggagggcgagggagggctttgtatacgtcgcagaagttagagtagcaatgaacCAGAATCATGCCAGCCCGGGTCACGCATTccatatgctgataaaatttagggagcttgttttcagattagcctcgctaaaatccccatctacaataaaagcagcctcaggatatgtggtttccagtttacatagagtccaatgaagttctttcagggccgttgaGGTATcttcttgggggggatatacacggctgtgattataatcgaagagatttctctaggtagataatgcggccggcatttgattgtgaggaattctaggtcaggtgagtaaaaggacttgagtttcctgtatgttgttatgatcacaccccgaattgttaatcataaggcatacacccccgcccttcttcttaccagagagatgtttgtttctgagatgcgtgaagaaaccgggtgacTCTACgtactctgataacgtatcccgagtgagccatgtttccgtgaaacagagaatgttactatctctgatgtctctctggaaggcaacccttgctcgaatttcgtctaccttgatgtcaagagattggacattggcgagtagtatactcgtgagatgtgggcgatgtgcccgtctacagagcctgaccagaagaccgcgcCATCTGCCATCtgtggcgccgttgttttgggtcacctACTGGGATCTGATGCATTGCCCTGGGTGATAGTcgaaacagaggatccgctttgggaaagtcatattcctggactTAATGTTGgtagttgacgttgctcttatatccagtagttcttcccggctgtatgtaataaaacttaagatttcctggggtatcaatgtaagaaataacacattaaaaaacaaaatactgcatagtttcctaagaacgcgaagcgaggcgaccatctctgtcggtgccATAAGTATTCTGGCCGTACTGTGCTGGTCCAGATCTGTTTTGTCTTCATCAGTTAGTGTATTTCCAACCATGCCAGCACAGAACGGTTCAGTTTGGATTGTACAGTGGTGTGAAAAAGGTTAGGATGGAGTCTGCCTTCATTTCAGCATGGTATTGTGCTTTCCCCTCTCAATACATGGCTGTATCTGTAGGGTTTGGGTGGCTGTAGCCGTCCCTCTCATACCATATTCAATAGGCTTGAATGGCACAGCTGTTATAAACCTGCATTTTGAGTTTTTCCAACAGTTATCGCTTATGGATTGGTTGATAGGTTGGATTGGGTGAAACTGACATGATTTCcactgatgttttccaggagagatgtcagcgattcgggccaaacagccaatgaccaagggaaagctgggacaaaggAGAGGCTCACACAGTAAGCATGTTTCCTGCTGCCTTCAGTCAGTGCGTTTTCACTCTGTAGTGTCAGCTTATGGTACTGTGCTGGTCCAGATCAATCCTGTTTTCATCAGTTAGTGTATTTCCAACCATGCCAGCACAGAACGGTTCAgtttggattggacacaagtcaagacgttagatctgaactagtgtgtcaggatagatgataacacagaagGATTACCACACTTTACATTGTTTTTCCTGGGTGAGGGAACTTAATTTAATAAGTATTGCTTTTATTAGAAGGATTACATTGCAAACCTTTTGATGGGCTTAGATTTCATACAGATTGACTCTGCCTTGATGTCAGCATTGCacattcttctctcacatccttctCTATGTAGTTATTTAGTTGGGATTGTTAGTTTAACCTCAACACTCTCTGCAGATACAGCTGCAACCTggtagagttaatacagagatgaacacatactgtattgtactcaacctttatttaatgtaGTCATTCATAATGTCATCTCTTTCCAAAGGTGCCAAAGGAACAAAAAGGTTTTGGTCGACAATAGAGGTGGATGCAGTTGAAGATTCCTTGATGAATTTTATCCGAATGGGAAAAACGCCTGGAAAACAAGACTGTGAGAAATGCATTGCTGCTTCTGGCCAAGCGCTAGTAAACAGGGACTGGAGAGCAGTAAAGTTCTATGTACACAACAAAATAGTTGCAGATCAGAGATAATAAGTGTATAAGATGCTTCTATCTTGGTGTACCTCTGAGGATTTAATGGGACTTACTTGACTTAAGCTCATAGGCAGTTGATGAATGTCCTCCATCTCACTCTGTTTGGGGGAAGTTTTCCCAGGTGGGTTGTTCACTTTTGGAGTGACTAAGGTCTCAAGAATACAAAGCCTGCTGACTTTGAATGTTacagaaaaataaaatacatttttctaaactattaATCTGTTACTTGGATATAATGActccattactgaaatggttgttccagtttaaatactttacagtagaactacactacagtagaactacactacagtagaactacactacagtagaactacactacagccgTTGAGTTGCCATCCGTGTTGCATCATTGTGGCATTCTACATGCAATATTTTCAGTCATAAAATAGAATGAATGCATCAAATatcgatgtaataaatgtatcactagtcactttaaacaatgccactttatataatgtttacataccctgcattactcatctcatatgtatatactgtactctataccatctactgcatcttgcctatgccgttcggccatcgctcattcatatatttatatgcacatattcgtattcattcctttacacttgtgtgtaaaaggtagttgttgtgaaattgttacattacttgttagatattactgcacggtcggaactagaagcacaagcaatgcgctacactcgcattaacgtctgctaaccatgtgtatttgaccaatttgatttgatttgatttgcaatgtGCGGTCTCAAGTAGGTGGTAAAATTACAAGTGATCTTTTTTCAAGAAGTCAGCAACTTTCGGTGATTTCctcatattagattttttttctagcTCATGAGTGTAATTTCTGTGCTTCTATGATGTCTGGAAAGCAGGGTCCTAAAAAGGTATGTAAATGTGAGGAGTCCTAAATTGGTTAGAAatgcaagactgtgtgtgtgtgtgtgtgtgtcctgtgtgtgtgtccagtgtgtgtgtccagtgtgagtgcgtgtgtccagtgtgtgtgtgtgtgtgcccagtgtgtgtgtgtccagtgtgtgtgtgtgcccagtgtgtgtgtgtgtgtgtgtgtgtccagtgtgagtgtgtgtccagtgtgtgtgtccagtttgtgtgtgtgtgtgtcc
Proteins encoded:
- the LOC120041706 gene encoding uncharacterized protein LOC120041706; protein product: MSDTEAASTSEAASTSEAASTSEAASTSGSIVNVLDDAPPLIRTDSIYLTKAMLGYKTDDSITSIGNSVDGYVPGSSEEGNFYEENLTGEMSVIRAKKPMTKGKLGQKRDSHGEMSAIRAKQPMTKGKLGQRRGSHSAKGTKRFWSTIEVDAVEDSLMNFIRMGKTPGKQDCEKCIAASGQALVNRDWRAVKFYVHNKIVADQR